The genomic segment CGGGATCCAGTCCGGCGACATGCAGCCGGCGCAGTCGAACGGGCAGCCCTGCACCCACAGCACCGACCGCACCCCGGGTCCCAGCGCCTCGGTGCCGACCCGGATGGCCGCCACGTTCAGCGCCGCGCCGGCGCCGTTCACCGGGCCCGTCCGCCGACCGGGACCTTGCCCGTCACCGGCGCCGGCTCGTGGGTGAACCGCACCCCGTTGATCACCACGTGCCCGCCGGGCACGCAGGTGGCCCTGCTCTCCCGGGCGATCGAGCCGTCCGGGGTGTACCGGATCAGCAGGTCGACCCGCGCGCCCCGGTCCGTCATCCGCCGCCGGCCCCGCACCCGGCCGTCGCCGCCGACCGTCGTCGGCCGCAGCCGCCGGCCGCGCCCGGCCAGCGCTATCCGCTCCGGGATCTGCGGGTCCAACGCCCGGACCAGCAGCAGCGTGCCGGTCAGCCGGGGCCGGTGCGACCGCCGCCACACCAGCCAGCCGATCAGCAGCGCCAGTGCCAGACCGCCCAGCAGGGCGGGCAGCAGGACCGCGGAGCCCACCGTGGCCCGCAGCGGCACCGCCGCCCCGGTGACCCGCACCTCCCGCGGGACGCCCAGCGAGATGTCGGGGGCGAGCGGCTGCTCCCAGGGCGAACCGACCCGCCCGGTCAGCCGCAGCACGGCGTTCGCGTCCTCGGTCCGCCGGAACGGCACCGGTCCCGCGGACAGCTTGCCCCGCAGTTGCACGTCGAAGGTCCGGGACGTGCCCGGTTGCAGCGTCACCTCGTCCGGCAGCCCGCTGACCGTGATCGACGCGTCCGCGACGGACGCCCGCAGCCCGGTGACGGTCAGCGGCACCCGGCTGGTGGTGGACCGCAGCGTCAGGTGCTCGGTGGCCGAGCCGTCGGTGAGGTCGGCCCGGCCGTCGCCCGCCCAACCGGCCGTCATCCCTTTGCCCTTGTCCCCGGCGAGCAGCAGCGCCGCCTGCCGGGCCCGGGTCCGGTCACCGGCCCGGGCCAGATAGCCGCCTAGGTCCTGGATGTTCTCCGGCCGCAGCTCCGTGGTGTCGGGAACGACGGTCCCGAGCAGGTCCGCGCCGGACGCCCCGGTGCCCAGCGGCAGTGCGTAGCCCGCCAGTTCGGCCCGTTTGCCGATCGCGGCCGCGCGCTGTGCCAGCGCCGTCCAGGCCGGTCCGGTGGACTTCGGGTAGCGCGAGCCCGGGGCCGGGTCCTGCTGCCCGTCGGTGAGCAGGACGACGGATGCCACCGGAGAGGCGTTGCCCCGTTCCAGCTCGGCGAGCGCCTTGTCCAGAGCGGCACCGATGTCGGTGGCCCCCTGCGGATTGGGCCCGGCGGGCAGATGGGACATGATCGCCGCGGTGTCGCCCGCGGAGCCGATGTACTGGATCTGCGGGCGGGAGTCGAAGGTGATGAGCTCGACGTGGTCCTTGGGCGTGAGGCCGTCCAGGAAGGGGCGGAGCGTGGCACGGACCGTGTCGTAGCGGCCGTCCTGGGTCATCGACCCCGACGTGTCCACCAGGATCGCGTAGTCGGCGGGCTCCTGGCCCAGCTGCAGCGCCTGGTAGACCTCCGCCCGGGTCGGGTGGGCCGCGTCGGCCGGCACGGCCTGGGCCGGCGCCGCCGCCAGTGCCGGGGCGGCCAGTAACGCGATGCTGAGTACGGCGGCGCACCTGCGGACGGTACGGAGCGCCCGCGGTCGGACGGTGTACTTCACGAACGCACTTCCTTCAGGTCGGTCGGCAGACTGCCGAGCGGGTATTCGCTGGGCGCCCCCGTGCCCAGCGGTTGCAGCACCAGGCGCGCCGTCCCGTCGACGGCGACGCGCACGCCCACATGGAAGCGGTCGCCCTCGCCGCCGTCAGGCAGCAGCAGGGTCTGTACCGGCGCGGTGCGGCGCCCCGCTGTGTCGCGCACCCGCACCCGCACCGGTCGCCCGGCGGCGGTGCCCTCCGGCCCGGTCCGCAGCCGGACCCGCTGCCCGTCGGCCTCCGCGAAGACGGTGGCGCCGCCCGGCTCCAGCGCCCCGGCCGCGCTCAGCAGCAGCTCTTCGTCCCGCGGCCGGCCCGCCACCGTGCGGTGGGTACCGACG from the Streptomyces sp. RKAG293 genome contains:
- a CDS encoding vWA domain-containing protein encodes the protein MKYTVRPRALRTVRRCAAVLSIALLAAPALAAAPAQAVPADAAHPTRAEVYQALQLGQEPADYAILVDTSGSMTQDGRYDTVRATLRPFLDGLTPKDHVELITFDSRPQIQYIGSAGDTAAIMSHLPAGPNPQGATDIGAALDKALAELERGNASPVASVVLLTDGQQDPAPGSRYPKSTGPAWTALAQRAAAIGKRAELAGYALPLGTGASGADLLGTVVPDTTELRPENIQDLGGYLARAGDRTRARQAALLLAGDKGKGMTAGWAGDGRADLTDGSATEHLTLRSTTSRVPLTVTGLRASVADASITVSGLPDEVTLQPGTSRTFDVQLRGKLSAGPVPFRRTEDANAVLRLTGRVGSPWEQPLAPDISLGVPREVRVTGAAVPLRATVGSAVLLPALLGGLALALLIGWLVWRRSHRPRLTGTLLLVRALDPQIPERIALAGRGRRLRPTTVGGDGRVRGRRRMTDRGARVDLLIRYTPDGSIARESRATCVPGGHVVINGVRFTHEPAPVTGKVPVGGRAR